A stretch of Canis lupus baileyi chromosome 7, mCanLup2.hap1, whole genome shotgun sequence DNA encodes these proteins:
- the RPP21 gene encoding ribonuclease P protein subunit p21 isoform X1, with protein MAGPVKDREAFQRLSFLYQAAHCVLAQDPNNQALARFYCHTERTIAKRLVLRRDPSVKRTLCRGCSSLLVPGLTCTQRQRRCRGQRWTVQTCLTCERSQRFLNDPDHLLWADRPEAQLGNQADLKPPQPLPNAAHPIPVHLPEEKVQPQSSSHH; from the exons ATGGCTGGGCCGGTGAAGGACCGCGAGGCCTTCCAGAGGCTCAGCTTCTTGTACCAG GCCGCACACTGTGTCCTTGCGCAGGACCCTAACAACCAGGCGCTAGCGAGGTTTTACTGCCACACGGAGAGGACCATCGCCAAGCGGCTTGTCTTGCGGCG GGACCCCTCGGTGAAGAGGACCCTCTGTAGAGGCTGCTCTTCCCTCCTCGTcccgggcctcacctgcaccCAGCGCCAGAGAC GCTGTAGGGGACAGCGCTGGACAGTACAGACTTGCCTAACATGCGAGCGCAGCCAGCGTTTCCTCAATGATCCTGATCATCTGCTCTGGGCAGACCGgcctgaggcccagctggggaacCAGGCAG ATCTCAAACCACCACAACCCCTACCAAATGCAGCCCACCCCATTCCAGTCCACCTCCCTGAGGAGAAAGTGCAGCCTCAGAGCTCCAGTCACCATTGA
- the RPP21 gene encoding ribonuclease P protein subunit p21 isoform X2 has product MAGPVKDREAFQRLSFLYQDPNNQALARFYCHTERTIAKRLVLRRDPSVKRTLCRGCSSLLVPGLTCTQRQRRCRGQRWTVQTCLTCERSQRFLNDPDHLLWADRPEAQLGNQADLKPPQPLPNAAHPIPVHLPEEKVQPQSSSHH; this is encoded by the exons ATGGCTGGGCCGGTGAAGGACCGCGAGGCCTTCCAGAGGCTCAGCTTCTTGTACCAG GACCCTAACAACCAGGCGCTAGCGAGGTTTTACTGCCACACGGAGAGGACCATCGCCAAGCGGCTTGTCTTGCGGCG GGACCCCTCGGTGAAGAGGACCCTCTGTAGAGGCTGCTCTTCCCTCCTCGTcccgggcctcacctgcaccCAGCGCCAGAGAC GCTGTAGGGGACAGCGCTGGACAGTACAGACTTGCCTAACATGCGAGCGCAGCCAGCGTTTCCTCAATGATCCTGATCATCTGCTCTGGGCAGACCGgcctgaggcccagctggggaacCAGGCAG ATCTCAAACCACCACAACCCCTACCAAATGCAGCCCACCCCATTCCAGTCCACCTCCCTGAGGAGAAAGTGCAGCCTCAGAGCTCCAGTCACCATTGA
- the RPP21 gene encoding ribonuclease P protein subunit p21 isoform X3, with product MAGPVKDREAFQRLSFLYQAAHCVLAQDPNNQALARFYCHTERTIAKRLVLRRDPSVKRTLCRGCSSLLVPGLTCTQRQRRCRGQRWTVQTCLTCERSQRFLNDPDHLLWADRPEAQLGNQAGERSQTTTTPTKCSPPHSSPPP from the exons ATGGCTGGGCCGGTGAAGGACCGCGAGGCCTTCCAGAGGCTCAGCTTCTTGTACCAG GCCGCACACTGTGTCCTTGCGCAGGACCCTAACAACCAGGCGCTAGCGAGGTTTTACTGCCACACGGAGAGGACCATCGCCAAGCGGCTTGTCTTGCGGCG GGACCCCTCGGTGAAGAGGACCCTCTGTAGAGGCTGCTCTTCCCTCCTCGTcccgggcctcacctgcaccCAGCGCCAGAGAC GCTGTAGGGGACAGCGCTGGACAGTACAGACTTGCCTAACATGCGAGCGCAGCCAGCGTTTCCTCAATGATCCTGATCATCTGCTCTGGGCAGACCGgcctgaggcccagctggggaacCAGGCAGGTGAGAG ATCTCAAACCACCACAACCCCTACCAAATGCAGCCCACCCCATTCCAGTCCACCTCCCTGA
- the RPP21 gene encoding ribonuclease P protein subunit p21 isoform X4, with translation MAGPVKDREAFQRLSFLYQDPNNQALARFYCHTERTIAKRLVLRRDPSVKRTLCRGCSSLLVPGLTCTQRQRRCRGQRWTVQTCLTCERSQRFLNDPDHLLWADRPEAQLGNQAGERSQTTTTPTKCSPPHSSPPP, from the exons ATGGCTGGGCCGGTGAAGGACCGCGAGGCCTTCCAGAGGCTCAGCTTCTTGTACCAG GACCCTAACAACCAGGCGCTAGCGAGGTTTTACTGCCACACGGAGAGGACCATCGCCAAGCGGCTTGTCTTGCGGCG GGACCCCTCGGTGAAGAGGACCCTCTGTAGAGGCTGCTCTTCCCTCCTCGTcccgggcctcacctgcaccCAGCGCCAGAGAC GCTGTAGGGGACAGCGCTGGACAGTACAGACTTGCCTAACATGCGAGCGCAGCCAGCGTTTCCTCAATGATCCTGATCATCTGCTCTGGGCAGACCGgcctgaggcccagctggggaacCAGGCAGGTGAGAG ATCTCAAACCACCACAACCCCTACCAAATGCAGCCCACCCCATTCCAGTCCACCTCCCTGA
- the TRIM39 gene encoding E3 ubiquitin-protein ligase TRIM39 isoform X2, whose amino-acid sequence MAETSLLEAGASAASTAAALENLQVEASCSVCLEYLKEPVIIECGHNFCKACITRWWEDLERDFPCPVCRKTSRYRSLRPNRQLGSMVEIAKQLQAVKRKIRDESLCPQHHEALSLFCYEDQEAVCLICAISHTHRAHTVVPLDDATQEYKEKLQKCLEPLEQKLQEITRCKSSEEKKPGELKRLVECRRQQILKEFEELHRRLDEEQQMLLSRLEEEEQDILQRLRENAAHLGDKRRDLAHLAAEVEGKCLQSGFEMLKDVKSTLEKCEKVKTMEVTSVSIELEKNFSNFPRQYFALRKILKQLIADVTLDPETAHPNLVLSEDRKSVKFVETRLRDLPDTPRRFTFYPCVLATEGFTSGRHYWEVEASGLVGRMLHHLLSGPQQIGSDR is encoded by the exons ATGGCAGAGACAAGTCTGTTAGAGGCTGGGGCCTCTGCAGCCTCCACAGCTGCAGCTCTGGAGAACTTACAGGTGGAAGCGAGTTGCTCTGTGTGCCTGGAGTATCTGAAGGAGCCTGTCATCATTGAGTGTGGGCACAACTTCTGCAAAGCTTGTATCACTCGCTGGTGGGAGGACCTAGAGAGGGACTTTCCTTGTCCTGTCTGTCGAAAAACATCCCGCTACCGCAGTCTTCGGCCTAATCGACAACTAGGCAGTATGGTGGAAATTGCCAAGCAGCTCCAGGCTGTCAAGCGGAAGATCCGAGATGAGAGCCTCTGCCCCCAGCACCATGAGGCCCTCAGCCTCTTTTGCTATGAGGATCAGGAGGCTGTATGTTTGATATGTGCAATTTCCCACACCCACCGGGCCCACACCGTCGTGCCACTGGATGATGCCACACAGGAGTACAAG gaaaaactgcagaagtGCCTGGAGCCCCTGGAGCAGAAGCTGCAGGAGATTACCCGCTGCAAGTCCTCTGAGGAGAAGAAGCCCGGAGAGCTCAAG aGACTAGTGGAGTGTCGCCGACAACAGATCTTAAAGGAATTTGAAGAGCTTCATAGGCGGCTGGATGAAGAGCAACAGATGTTGCTTTCACGACTGGAGGAGGAGGAACAAGACATCCTACAACGCCTCCGAGAAAATGCTGCTCATCTTGGAGACAAGCGCCGGGACCTGGCCCACTTGGCTGCTGAGGTGGAGGGCAAGTGCTTACAGTCGGGCTTCGAGATGCTTAAG GATGTCAAAAGTACCCTGGAAAA ATGTGAGAAGGTGAAGACCATGGAGGTGACTTCAGTGTCCATAGAGCTGGAAAAGAACTTCAGCAATTTCCCCCGACAGTACTTTGCCCTAAGGAAAATCCTTAAACAGCTAATTG CGGATGTGACCCTGGACCCAGAGACTGCTCACCCTAACCTAGTCCTGTCAGAAGATCGTAAGAGCGTCAAGTTTGTGGAAACAAGACTCCGGGATCTCCCTGACACACCACGGCGGTTCACCTTCTACCCTTGTGTCCTGGCTACTGAGGGCTTCACCTCAGGCCGACACTactgggaggtggag GCATCCGGGCTGGTCGGAAGAATGCTGCACCACTTACTATCAGGCCCCCAACAGATTGGGAGTGACAGGTAG
- the TRIM39 gene encoding E3 ubiquitin-protein ligase TRIM39 isoform X1, with translation MAETSLLEAGASAASTAAALENLQVEASCSVCLEYLKEPVIIECGHNFCKACITRWWEDLERDFPCPVCRKTSRYRSLRPNRQLGSMVEIAKQLQAVKRKIRDESLCPQHHEALSLFCYEDQEAVCLICAISHTHRAHTVVPLDDATQEYKEKLQKCLEPLEQKLQEITRCKSSEEKKPGELKRLVECRRQQILKEFEELHRRLDEEQQMLLSRLEEEEQDILQRLRENAAHLGDKRRDLAHLAAEVEGKCLQSGFEMLKDVKSTLEKCEKVKTMEVTSVSIELEKNFSNFPRQYFALRKILKQLIADVTLDPETAHPNLVLSEDRKSVKFVETRLRDLPDTPRRFTFYPCVLATEGFTSGRHYWEVEVGDKTHWAVGVCRDSVSRKGELTPLPETGYWRVRLWNGDKYAATTTPFTPLHIKVKPKRVGIFLDYEAGTLSFYNVTDRSHIYTFTDTFTEKLWPLFYPGIRAGRKNAAPLTIRPPTDWE, from the exons ATGGCAGAGACAAGTCTGTTAGAGGCTGGGGCCTCTGCAGCCTCCACAGCTGCAGCTCTGGAGAACTTACAGGTGGAAGCGAGTTGCTCTGTGTGCCTGGAGTATCTGAAGGAGCCTGTCATCATTGAGTGTGGGCACAACTTCTGCAAAGCTTGTATCACTCGCTGGTGGGAGGACCTAGAGAGGGACTTTCCTTGTCCTGTCTGTCGAAAAACATCCCGCTACCGCAGTCTTCGGCCTAATCGACAACTAGGCAGTATGGTGGAAATTGCCAAGCAGCTCCAGGCTGTCAAGCGGAAGATCCGAGATGAGAGCCTCTGCCCCCAGCACCATGAGGCCCTCAGCCTCTTTTGCTATGAGGATCAGGAGGCTGTATGTTTGATATGTGCAATTTCCCACACCCACCGGGCCCACACCGTCGTGCCACTGGATGATGCCACACAGGAGTACAAG gaaaaactgcagaagtGCCTGGAGCCCCTGGAGCAGAAGCTGCAGGAGATTACCCGCTGCAAGTCCTCTGAGGAGAAGAAGCCCGGAGAGCTCAAG aGACTAGTGGAGTGTCGCCGACAACAGATCTTAAAGGAATTTGAAGAGCTTCATAGGCGGCTGGATGAAGAGCAACAGATGTTGCTTTCACGACTGGAGGAGGAGGAACAAGACATCCTACAACGCCTCCGAGAAAATGCTGCTCATCTTGGAGACAAGCGCCGGGACCTGGCCCACTTGGCTGCTGAGGTGGAGGGCAAGTGCTTACAGTCGGGCTTCGAGATGCTTAAG GATGTCAAAAGTACCCTGGAAAA ATGTGAGAAGGTGAAGACCATGGAGGTGACTTCAGTGTCCATAGAGCTGGAAAAGAACTTCAGCAATTTCCCCCGACAGTACTTTGCCCTAAGGAAAATCCTTAAACAGCTAATTG CGGATGTGACCCTGGACCCAGAGACTGCTCACCCTAACCTAGTCCTGTCAGAAGATCGTAAGAGCGTCAAGTTTGTGGAAACAAGACTCCGGGATCTCCCTGACACACCACGGCGGTTCACCTTCTACCCTTGTGTCCTGGCTACTGAGGGCTTCACCTCAGGCCGACACTactgggaggtggaggtgggtgaTAAGACCCACTGGGCAGTGGGCGTGTGCCGGGACTCTGTGAGCCGAAAGGGCGAGCTGACTCCACTCCCTGAGACTGGCTACTGGCGGGTGCGGCTGTGGAATGGGGACAAATATGCAGCCACCACTACGCCTTTTACCCCTTTGCACATCAAGGTGAAACCCAAGAGGGTGGGCATATTCCTCGACTATGAGGCTGGCACGCTGTCTTTTTACAATGTCACAGACCGCTCTCATATCTACACTTTTACTGATACTTTTACTGAGAAACTTTGGCCCCTCTTCTATCCAGGCATCCGGGCTGGTCGGAAGAATGCTGCACCACTTACTATCAGGCCCCCAACAGATTGGGAGTGA
- the LOC140636435 gene encoding uncharacterized protein, whose amino-acid sequence MWRVTWRWDARRYDAAGARGDGVRGSPGEASGSGTGERRGSQATPDALTSPGRQNVRPGPRRAEAAVVTCGGPVTQSRGAGTRRAEPAGGGRPQGPGAAAGRHLPSRLQVRECGARSRRSAASLLPPPPAPAPRRDTQYSPEAEAAPRGSCQWEPGCRPAAAGRSSGPRGRRRRRGARAPSRSRCRPRRRPVTWPTCGAQLARHFRLGDHSQEEVHFKGL is encoded by the exons ATGTGGC GTGTGACGTGGAGGTGGGATGCCCGCCGCTATGACGCAGCCGGGGCCCGCGGTGACGGCGTCAGAGGTTCACCCGGGGAGGCGAGCGGCAGCGGGACGGGGGAACGGCGGGGTAGCCAAGCAACGCCGGACGCGCTGACGTCGCCGGGGCGGCAAAACGTCCGCCCGGGCCCGAGGCGGGCGGAGGCAGCTGTGGTTACGTGCGGGGGGCCGGTGACGCAGTCGCGGGGCGCTGGGACGCGGCGTGCGGAGCCGGCCGGCGGGGGCAGGCCCCAGGgcccgggcgcggcggcgggaCGGCACCTACCTTCCCGGCTTCAGGTCCGGGAGTGCGGGGCGCGGAGCCGCCGGAGcgctgcctccctccttcctcctccccccgcccccgccccgcggcgcgACACACAATACTCGCCGGAAGCGGAAGCCGCGCCGAGAGGCTCGTGTCAGTGGGAGCCGGGGTGTCGGCCGGCCGCCGCGGGCAGGTCGAGCGGTCCTCGCGGGAGAAGGAGGAGGCGCGGGGCCAGAG CCCCGTCCAGAAGCAGGTGTCGACCGAGGCGGCGGCCAGTTACGTGGCCGACCTGCGGGGCTCAGCTGGCACGTCACTTCCGACTCG GTGACCATTCCCAGGAGGAAGTGCATTTCAAAGGTCTATGA